The nucleotide sequence GCGGCGGACACCCCGATCTGCTGGAGATCCTCTCCGAGCCGAACATCCTGCCGTCCTCGACCACCCCCACCATCCCGTACACGGCGAACACCGTCGGCGAGCTGTTCCCGATGACGATGACCGTGCACCGGCAGAACCATCACGTCCACAGCGATGTCGAGATCTCCCGCGGCCGCATCCGCGGCCACGCCATCGCCGCCGAGAACGCCCTGCACGACCTGGGCGCCATCAGCATCGTCAACTCCGACTCCATGGGCATGGGCCGGATCGCCGAGACCGTACGGCGCACCTGGCAGCTCGCCCACGTCCAGGCGCTGCGCGCGGGGGAGGGCGGAGTGGAGCGCCCCGCGAACGAGCGGGTGCTGCGCTACCTCGCCAAGATCACCCTCAATCCGGCGATCGCCCACGGCCTCGCCCACGAGGTGGGCACCGCCCAGCCCGGACGCCTCGCCGACCTCGTACTGTGGCACCCGGCCTGGTTCGGCACCAAGCCCGAGCTCGTCATCAAGGGCGGCTTCGTGGCCTGGGGCAACCGCGGCTCGGGATCAGGCTCGACCCGGCTCACCCAGCCCCGCACCTACGGCCCCTACTTCGGCGCTCTCGGCGACGCACCGTCCCAGCTGTCGCGGATCTTCGTCGCCCAGGCCGCCCTCGACGACACCAGGGCCCGCGCCGCACTGCCCGGGGGCTTGCGCTACGCGGCGGTGCGCGGCGCCCGCGGACTGACCCGCGCCGACATGCTCCACAACACCGCCACCCCGCGCGTCGAGGTGCCCCGCGAACCCGCCCCCGTCCTCGTCGACGGCCTGCCCACCGCCACCGACGCCGCCACCGAACTGCCGCTCGCCCAGCTCCACCATCTGGCCTGACCCGAGGCCACGCGCGCTCCCACCGCCCTGGCGCCGAGGTCACCGGCCACCCACCGCCCGCCCGCACGGCCGGTTCCTCCGTCCCCCGTAGCCGCCACCGGCTACCGCCGTCCCCTGGAGAACCCGTGAGCACCACCCCGACCGCGCCGCCCCGGCCCAGC is from Streptomyces hygroscopicus and encodes:
- a CDS encoding urease subunit alpha, whose product is MTRIDRCTYNALYGPTTGDRVRLGDTCLWVEVEADDGTPGDELLGGCGKTVRDGLLASPRSDRASALDLVVSSVLLMDPVLGVRKTDIGVKDGRIVAVGGVGNPDLRPVDFAIDSHTAMVTGEGLIATPGIVDSHVHLSSPEVAPAALASGVTTVVGMGLGGVWDIGCNPAHNLHTLMSSWRGTPLNVAFLGRGSSSSRALLDESVLAGAGGFKIHEDFGATPRIIDTCLATAEHADLPVALHTDSMNESGYLRDTIGATRGRTVHAYHVEGGGGHPDLLEILSEPNILPSSTTPTIPYTANTVGELFPMTMTVHRQNHHVHSDVEISRGRIRGHAIAAENALHDLGAISIVNSDSMGMGRIAETVRRTWQLAHVQALRAGEGGVERPANERVLRYLAKITLNPAIAHGLAHEVGTAQPGRLADLVLWHPAWFGTKPELVIKGGFVAWGNRGSGSGSTRLTQPRTYGPYFGALGDAPSQLSRIFVAQAALDDTRARAALPGGLRYAAVRGARGLTRADMLHNTATPRVEVPREPAPVLVDGLPTATDAATELPLAQLHHLA